The Geothrix sp. genome has a window encoding:
- a CDS encoding LysM peptidoglycan-binding domain-containing protein, translating into MHQPYRLHVGRLRFLLAAPGLAVALALAPGLHAQEATPGTIKVEAHSSKWDYPKELKVPEGSRTHIVQKGDTLWDLSGKYLGNPYAWPQIWELNQWIKDPHWIYPGDPLIIDLTRAVATAGSVPDAVSNLQPDQRRLDPSAHRRPELAFAFQDFIQLPFLAPQGAEAHYKSQGAFTLTSNRREDRRLLLEGETVYMNGGSEQGVKVGDRFLVLKTVARKLVHPTAKRHLGDVVQQVGVIRVITAQNKGSVATIERCLDGVEVGDHLVRFTEPANIPLQLRTDTGDPVKVASGAAVVVFARDEHQHTAAGDMIIVDKGGNDGLKVGDVLLAVRVKTFPVGPDDDKKGATETTTHYLGQAIVVRTEAQTATCRVLRSNEEIRMGDTLTR; encoded by the coding sequence ATGCACCAGCCCTATCGCCTGCATGTCGGTCGGCTGCGCTTCCTCTTGGCCGCGCCTGGGCTCGCCGTGGCCTTGGCCCTCGCCCCGGGCCTCCATGCCCAGGAAGCCACCCCTGGCACAATCAAGGTCGAGGCCCACAGCTCGAAATGGGATTATCCCAAGGAGCTCAAGGTTCCCGAAGGATCCCGGACCCACATTGTCCAGAAGGGCGACACCCTGTGGGACCTGTCTGGCAAGTACCTGGGCAACCCCTACGCTTGGCCGCAGATCTGGGAACTGAACCAGTGGATCAAGGATCCGCACTGGATCTACCCTGGCGACCCGCTGATCATCGACCTGACCCGGGCCGTCGCCACGGCGGGCTCGGTGCCGGATGCCGTCTCGAACCTCCAGCCCGACCAGCGGCGCCTGGACCCCAGCGCCCACCGCCGGCCCGAGCTGGCCTTCGCCTTCCAGGACTTCATCCAGCTGCCCTTCCTGGCTCCGCAGGGTGCCGAAGCCCACTACAAGAGCCAGGGCGCTTTCACCCTGACCTCGAACCGCCGCGAAGACCGGCGTCTCCTCCTCGAGGGGGAGACCGTCTACATGAATGGCGGCAGCGAGCAGGGCGTCAAGGTCGGCGACCGCTTCCTCGTCCTCAAGACCGTGGCCCGCAAGCTCGTGCACCCCACCGCCAAGCGGCACCTGGGGGATGTGGTGCAGCAGGTGGGCGTCATCCGCGTGATCACCGCCCAGAATAAGGGTTCCGTGGCCACCATCGAGCGCTGCCTCGACGGCGTGGAAGTGGGCGACCATCTCGTCCGCTTCACGGAACCGGCGAACATCCCCCTTCAGCTCCGGACGGATACGGGCGACCCTGTGAAGGTGGCCTCCGGCGCGGCTGTCGTGGTGTTCGCCCGGGATGAGCATCAGCACACCGCCGCTGGCGACATGATCATCGTGGACAAGGGTGGCAACGATGGGCTGAAGGTGGGCGATGTGCTGCTCGCGGTCCGCGTGAAGACCTTCCCCGTGGGCCCCGACGACGACAAGAAGGGCGCCACGGAGACCACCACCCACTACCTGGGCCAGGCCATCGTGGTCCGCACCGAGGCGCAGACGGCCACCTGCCGGGTGCTGCGCTCCAATGAAGAGATCCGGATGGGCGACACCCTCACCCGCTGA